The proteins below are encoded in one region of Candidatus Methylomirabilota bacterium:
- a CDS encoding ABC transporter substrate-binding protein, whose amino-acid sequence MWRLCSLLLAAVLAWPFGADAQSGKPIKIGFPMILSGPGALFGEPALKGAQMYVEEVNAKGGVLGRKLELLPRDTKGDANEAVRVSRELILKENVDFLVGTLTSAEGPAVSVVAKENKIVFIAPIPKTDQLTAADKLHPYVFRVAANTTMEGRSAAEIVAKWPVTKVATIAFDYAYGQDVTKAFVEHLKKLKPSVQIVDQQWPKLGEPDYTPFINAQMAKKPDAVFSSLWGGHFVNFAKQAKPLGFFDAVKYNFIGVGEAGSPETTKSMGKDYPVGIWGNSYDAFYWGETAAHRDYTARLSKYLKDEYPSSWAIQGYTGMQFLAEAIAKAGSTDSDKVAKALLGLTIDTPIGKQTIREKDHQANRGQLYGKTVNDPKYPFPIMKPVEYVDPTKFMD is encoded by the coding sequence ATGTGGCGACTCTGCTCCCTGCTCCTCGCCGCGGTCCTCGCCTGGCCGTTCGGCGCCGACGCCCAGTCCGGCAAGCCGATCAAGATCGGGTTCCCGATGATCCTCTCCGGCCCCGGCGCGCTGTTCGGCGAGCCCGCGCTCAAGGGCGCCCAGATGTACGTGGAGGAGGTCAACGCCAAGGGCGGCGTGCTCGGCCGGAAGCTCGAGCTGCTGCCCCGCGACACCAAGGGCGACGCCAACGAGGCGGTGCGCGTCTCGCGCGAGCTCATCCTCAAGGAGAACGTCGACTTCCTGGTCGGCACGCTGACCTCGGCCGAGGGGCCGGCCGTCTCCGTGGTGGCCAAGGAGAACAAGATCGTCTTCATCGCGCCGATTCCGAAGACCGATCAGCTCACCGCCGCCGACAAGCTGCATCCCTACGTCTTCCGCGTCGCGGCCAACACCACCATGGAAGGACGCAGCGCGGCCGAGATCGTGGCCAAGTGGCCGGTCACGAAGGTCGCCACCATCGCCTTCGATTACGCCTACGGGCAGGACGTGACCAAGGCCTTCGTCGAGCACCTCAAGAAGCTCAAGCCGAGCGTGCAGATCGTCGACCAGCAGTGGCCCAAGCTCGGCGAGCCGGACTACACGCCGTTCATCAACGCCCAGATGGCGAAGAAGCCGGACGCCGTGTTCTCGTCGCTGTGGGGCGGGCACTTCGTGAACTTCGCCAAGCAGGCGAAACCCCTCGGCTTCTTCGACGCGGTCAAGTACAACTTCATCGGCGTGGGCGAGGCCGGCTCGCCCGAGACCACCAAGTCCATGGGCAAGGACTATCCGGTGGGGATCTGGGGCAACTCGTACGACGCCTTCTACTGGGGCGAGACGGCGGCCCACCGAGACTACACGGCGCGGCTATCCAAGTACTTGAAGGACGAGTATCCGTCCTCGTGGGCCATCCAGGGCTATACCGGCATGCAGTTCCTCGCCGAGGCCATCGCGAAGGCGGGCAGCACCGATTCGGACAAGGTGGCGAAGGCCCTCCTCGGCCTCACGATCGACACGCCGATCGGGAAGCAGACCATCCGGGAAAAAGATCACCAAGCGAATCGTGGCCAGCTCTACGGCAAGACGGTGAACGATCCGAAGTATCCGTTCCCGATCATGAAGCCGGTGGAGTACGTGGATCCGACGAAGTTCATGGACTAG